The Solea senegalensis isolate Sse05_10M unplaced genomic scaffold, IFAPA_SoseM_1 scf7180000013409, whole genome shotgun sequence genome includes a region encoding these proteins:
- the LOC122760319 gene encoding KS1 protein-like, protein MTKPKRVKKPADDDDDDDDGCDVYVDVEECDEDGDGEEQHITSTISAVKQRQKHHDDDDAPQVSRKRPWTAEERTVVLRRMGKFVALRKVPGKNDCQMCICKESPVLNKRTWKDVKYYVHNEIAKVKKKLAF, encoded by the exons ATGACAAAACCCAAGAGGGTCAAGAAGCCTgcagatgacgatgatgatgatgatgatgggtgtGATGTTTATGTTGATGTTGAAGAATGTGATGAAGATGGAG ACGGAGAAGAGCaacacatcacatcaacaaTATCAGCTGTCAAGCAACGTCAGAaacatcatgatgatgatg ATGCTCCACAAGTGTCCAGAAAGAGACCCTGGACTGCTGAGGAGAGGACTGTGGTGCTTCGAAGGATGGGAAAGTTTGTTGCTCTAAGGAAGGTACCAGGGAAGAATGACTGTCAGATGTGCATCTGTAAAGAGTCTCCGGTCCTCAACAAGAGAACATGGAAAGACGTAAAATACTACGTCCATAATGAAATTGCCAAAGTAAAGAAAAAGCTTGCCTTTTAA